Proteins from one Rhizobium sp. CB3090 genomic window:
- the maiA gene encoding maleylacetoacetate isomerase, with the protein MNDVVLYDYWRSSASYRVRIALNMLEIGYRAVSINLLEGEQRSPDYLALNPQGFVPTLVIDGRTLTQSLAIIEYLAELRPECGLLPSDIADRQHVRALAYAVAMDIHPICNTHVVAHVMNITGKADARDEWMKHFIGDGLRKVEAMLSEFNGEFSFGDRPTMADLCVVPQVYNARRWGVDLSDFKRIVDIDGKCVKLPAFQAAHPDRAKP; encoded by the coding sequence ATGAACGATGTCGTTCTCTACGATTATTGGAGATCATCAGCGAGCTACCGTGTCCGCATCGCGCTCAACATGCTTGAGATCGGCTATAGAGCCGTATCGATCAACCTGCTGGAAGGAGAGCAGAGAAGCCCAGACTATTTGGCGCTCAACCCGCAGGGGTTCGTGCCGACGCTGGTGATCGATGGAAGGACGCTGACGCAGTCGCTCGCAATTATCGAATATCTGGCCGAGCTTCGGCCGGAGTGTGGATTGCTGCCGTCTGACATTGCGGACCGGCAACACGTGCGGGCACTTGCTTACGCGGTCGCCATGGACATCCATCCCATATGCAATACGCATGTCGTGGCCCACGTCATGAACATAACGGGCAAAGCCGATGCCCGGGACGAATGGATGAAGCACTTCATCGGGGATGGACTTCGCAAAGTTGAAGCGATGCTCAGTGAATTCAATGGGGAATTCAGCTTTGGAGATCGGCCGACGATGGCGGATCTCTGTGTTGTTCCCCAGGTCTACAACGCCCGCCGCTGGGGAGTGGACCTGAGCGATTTCAAGCGCATTGTCGATATCGATGGCAAATGCGTCAAACTGCCCGCCTTTCAGGCGGCGCATCCCGACCGCGCGAAACCATAG